The genomic region ACTTTTCGTGATGTACACGTTTCGCTTTATTGCACCAAATGAGATGCTCTTGTTTGCATGATGAACTGTTTGTTGATGATTATTTGTGCACCGTTTTATTAGCTTCTATTTAATCGTGCGACACGttacacactatattcactaaTTAATCGAGTACGGGGAGTAAGTCATCAACTATATTTGATATTTCAGtttaattttgttcttttctttacgttCAATTTTGTTGTCTTGCGTGTGTATTTTTGCCTTTCGTTTCATAATTTGCATTTGCAACGTAGATTACTGTTTACGAAACGTTGCTATTCTATAGATAAGCCACATAATCCTCTGATAAACGCGGGAGCACTGATAACGAGCAGTTTTATGCTGACTTTAATTCGTCGAGAGATGGCACTGTCGGATAAATTTGAATTTGTCAAAGATTTCTTGAAGGTAATTTTGCATGTTTGCCATACGAACAAAATGAGTTGGATAGCACTGCCGAGCATGAGGTGAAGGTTTAGATGGAACAATGTGACCTCCCTATACACGTAATGTCTTAAGTTTTTAATTTAGGCGTAAGGCATAgggtggctttttttttataggtgaATGGCAATCCTATATACTAACGGCATGCTTCTAACTCCGCATCAGGCTTTCGTATTATTAGATAATTTTTGGCTGGACCCAAGAAATCATTTTCAGtgtaaataaattaatttttctcatttctctctttttcacaGCGGATGTCTGGCGGAGAGTTCGTTAGCTTCAACAACGCCGTCTTCCTCTCAGAAAGGGAGAATGCAGACCGTAACTATGCACTGGCCTTCTACATGCGTGAAAACAAATGCTTCCCTGAAAAAATCAACCTTCGCGAGTgtcttgatttttattttcaggtgaatttttgtttggattttaATAAAGGTATGATaatcttttaacttgttttattttcgttcAACAGTGCTGCTCCATGGAAGTAGATTGCGAAAGCATGTCCGTCATCGCTGCCACACTCGCTAACGGAGGTATCTGCCCCACCACCGGAGATCAAGTTTTGAAACCAGACTCTGTGCGAGACGTGTTATCCCTTATGGTACTTAatacagtttttaaaaaatcatattGTAATTTgagaaatttaattttcattttgtgtaTTACAGCACTCCTGCGGAATGTACGACTACTCTGGTCAATTTGCATTCACCGTAAGTTACTATGAATAACTCTTGTGaatgattaaaagaaaaaattatatgtATCCTATGTTCACGTAAGGTTGGCCTTCCTGCAAAGTCTGGCGTTTGTGGCGGTCTTCTGGTCGTAATTCCAAACGTGCTGGGTATTGCTTTGTGGTCACCTCCTCTAGACCAATCTGGAAATTCAGTTCGAGGCATCGAATTTTGTAAAGTAAGTCGGAATATTGTGCGAAATTCACAGCCATTGTAGCTCACCGTGCAATAATCGTATTGAAACTGAGGAGACCcaatttattaaattattgtTCACTAGGAACTGGTCAGCATGTTCAACTTCCATCGTTACGACAATTTGAAACACGCAGTGAACAAGCAAGATCCTCGCCGACACAAATATGAGACCAAAGGTCTCAATATTGTAAGCTTGTTGTTCTCTGCGGCGGCTGGCGATGTGACAGCTATGAGACGTTATAAGCTCTCTGGTGTGGATATGACCCAATCCGATTACGATAACCGTACGGCTTTGCATTTGGCTGCTGCGGAAGGACACCTGGATTGTgtggattttcttttgaaatattgCGGGGTGCCACCCAACCCCGTCGACAGGTACTGTgatattatttatttagtaAATCAGTGAGAGGAAAAACAgggaatattttgttttgtttttaagatgGGGGCAAACACCGAAAGATGAAGCGGTGCGATTCAATCATAGTGCTGTTGCTGAGCTAATACAATCTTACATGGATAAGAAGCCAATCCCTGAAGAACCTGTAGAAGATCCGAAAGCTAAAAGCAAGGATCAAGGAAGTATAggttcaattttttaaagagcacAGGAACAGGTATTCCTGGATAAATGAAACTCGATTAGGATCAggaaatctgaaaaaaaaaatggctatcCTTAAACAAGTAATTGGAATGTAGAACTGTGTGTGCTTCCTCAAGCATCTTTCTCCTTCCAGTTCTCAATTTGTTGTTAATGTCATCTCGTACACTACTGTGTCTCGTAGTAGCGTTTTTTTCGTATAGCAATCAACCCAAAATCACTCCCGCAAGGActtggatttaaaaaattggatcGTATCCATGACTGTGTTTTCAATATGAGTTTTTAATTCcattttattgttgttaatAATCACATTGTGTACTTGAGAAAATCGGCAACTATCGAGTCGTACAAGTTCTTCGGTCGAAGTTTACGCCCATTCTGCTTCAATATTTTGAACGGTAGATTTGCGTTGTTCACTAAATCACCGTTGTCTGTTTAGCTATttgctgtttgttttcctttcgaTCTTGTTTAGCCAGAGCACTTGTTAAAAACGATGGCACCAGTGGTCTATTGTAGCTTGAAGAAACAATAAAGGAAAATTGAGTGCGGTAAATGTATCAGACATTAGAATGGCAAAAGTTAATCATGCGTCAGCAACAGTTATGTGTAAACAGTGTTCTAACGATTGTTTTACGCAGTTAATGGAAATGTGCAAATTGGCATGAAACAACCGTTTATTTGGCGACCTTCTCTTAAAGAGGATCTGTTGACTCTAAGATTCACAATTAGGATTAAAACTCGTGgctaacaagagaaaaattcttttacctGTAATATTCAATAACAGTAAGATAGTTGACACCAGAGCCTTAAGATAATTACACTTAACGGTTTTTGCAAACGCAGGGAATGTATGGATCACATCGTTTATGTTTCACTTTAACGGGCtattggaacatttttaatgAGTCTAGTTATTACCGTCCCATGAACTTAATTTGCCATCATGGAAGAAAAGACTTTTCGTGGGCAGCACTGTATCCGATGCTACTAATTTCCCTTCGGTAGAAGGGTCTACGTTATGCCGAATGAATTCCATCAAACTTTCGGACAGCGCCTTTTGCACTTTCATTAGGGAGTCTAGAGTTTCTCTT from Daphnia carinata strain CSIRO-1 chromosome 6, CSIRO_AGI_Dcar_HiC_V3, whole genome shotgun sequence harbors:
- the LOC130702355 gene encoding glutaminase kidney isoform, mitochondrial-like isoform X3; the protein is MADKEKVKNEKKPLNRQNSSWYNMSFLDYGEKDSSISVEDLLYDIFKHNDADHLVVGDFLSALWSTGLRNTDPRLSELMQNLQKIQQDLGREGPGNLENLKLNRDQFKASINENIVLVSRAFRRQFVIPEFEEFTDKIEKFYYTCKEIDTGKVAAYIPQLERMSPNYWGVSLCTIDGQRFSIGDVKIPFTIQSCSKPLTYAIALNELGSEVVHRYVGQEPSGRMFNELILDHNKKPHNPMVNAGAILVLSLLLNLSEVDMSLAEKFDWVMNYFKRMSGGEFVSFNNAVFLSERENADRNYALAFYMRENKCFPEKINLRECLDFYFQCCSMEVDCESMSVIAATLANGGICPTTGDQVLKPDSVRDVLSLMHSCGMYDYSGQFAFTVGLPAKSGVCGGLLVVIPNVLGIALWSPPLDQSGNSVRGIEFCKELVSMFNFHRYDNLKHAVNKQDPRRHKYETKGLNIVSLLFSAAAGDVTAMRRYKLSGVDMTQSDYDNRTALHLAAAEGHLDCVDFLLKYCGVPPNPVDRWGQTPKDEAVRFNHSAVAELIQSYMDKKPIPEEPVEDPKAKSKDQGSIGSIF
- the LOC130702355 gene encoding glutaminase liver isoform, mitochondrial-like isoform X2 → MSSGLGFLRVRSILSLVNNNADRVTCCFLVQKKWYSPSSRDNRQQPNYVRQQVLHTASALHKTKAGIFSPVEEFGSTSTGEKDSSISVEDLLYDIFKHNDADHLVVGDFLSALWSTGLRNTDPRLSELMQNLQKIQQDLGREGPGNLENLKLNRDQFKASINENIVLVSRAFRRQFVIPEFEEFTDKIEKFYYTCKEIDTGKVAAYIPQLERMSPNYWGVSLCTIDGQRFSIGDVKIPFTIQSCSKPLTYAIALNELGSEVVHRYVGQEPSGRMFNELILDHNNKPHNPLINAGALITSSFMLTLIRREMALSDKFEFVKDFLKRMSGGEFVSFNNAVFLSERENADRNYALAFYMRENKCFPEKINLRECLDFYFQCCSMEVDCESMSVIAATLANGGICPTTGDQVLKPDSVRDVLSLMHSCGMYDYSGQFAFTVGLPAKSGVCGGLLVVIPNVLGIALWSPPLDQSGNSVRGIEFCKELVSMFNFHRYDNLKHAVNKQDPRRHKYETKGLNIVSLLFSAAAGDVTAMRRYKLSGVDMTQSDYDNRTALHLAAAEGHLDCVDFLLKYCGVPPNPVDRWGQTPKDEAVRFNHSAVAELIQSYMDKKPIPEEPVEDPKAKSKDQGSIGSIF